DNA from Diachasmimorpha longicaudata isolate KC_UGA_2023 chromosome 17, iyDiaLong2, whole genome shotgun sequence:
GGATCGACGGGCCAAAGGGCCGAgtgattgataatttttttttatctttaattaaataatatttgaagGGAACTCGTTATGCTCCGAGTGGATAAAATACTGTTCGTTGCGTTAATTTTTTACGTAAGTTGAACTTTGAAATTCcccatcaaatttatttttattacgacAGCAGTGGAACAAAAATGTGAAGGTAATTTacgggaattttatttaaaaaattaactagacgattttttttataaacatgCGGGTGTATTCAACAATTTATACATCACAGGCAGAAGcactcaataattatttttatcgcgtATTGCAAAACGGTTCATCCGAGACAAGTGgcaattattttctattattaGACGGACTATCGTAAGACGATAATTATAATTGAGGAAGTTGGTGCTCTGTAATAtccctaattaatttttttcgtaatttcccTCGAAAAGCGAATGTTACAGCTGACCAAACCTTGAAATATCAGTTCCAAAGAGTCGTAGAGGTCAAGCAGTCGCGAGTTGctattttcattataaattaacTGCTCCGTCTGCCGTTGACTGATAAAAACGGAAATTCGAATTGTGGTACGAATGCTCTTATCGTGAACTTTGCTTCGTCACCCAGTGGGTTGATAATTACCATAGAAGTATCATCTGAAGCGAGAATTTTCGGGGAAATATTGTTACTTCGGCCCTGGAGAATAACTCCTCGAGTCTCTCAAATCGATTCCTCAAGGTGAATGATTTGAGGCcaacaaacaaataaaaataataaaaattctaacaTCAGcagagataaattaatttcacattGACTCCTCGCCCTAAATCCCTTCATCTACAACTGAATAATCATCTAACAAACAAATAAATCGACAAAGAATTgcgtaaatttatttaaacccCTGCGTCACCTGTTGTTTTAATTaaacggaaaataaaaatccgaaaaatttCCTTGAACTTGCCCTGCCCGCCCCATCACTGAAATATCTACTGATTCATCAAGCTGAAGACGTCGTCGCATTGTGACGTTTCTGTGGTTTTATGATCCATTGTGATTCCCCCAGATTTCACCTACGACGTCCCAAACATTACCGGATGGTGCATCCAGCTCACCCGATTCTGCGGACGATGAGTCATCCCCTCGAGAAGCTCACACACCCACACCTCGTCTCCGGCCACTGGGTACAACCCCTTCTCCCCTGATTGCCCTTGGTAGCAGTCGCAGCGCCGGACTAATGAAGTGATAATTGCACTTGCAGGTGCCGCTTCCGCAGGCGGCAGGATAATTTTTCCGGGGGACCCAGAGCCCTCCAAGCTGGCCTCCAGAGTGTCCCCGGACCTCACCGAAGTCTGCTCCGGCTCAACGTACTGCGAAAATGTCCGTAATTATCCGACGGAGTTCATTATGAATTCGCTGAAGACCCGGGGGAGCGAATTCAAGCATTTGGCGACGGTCGATCATCCCATCGACTTCGGCCAGCGGACTGGAGTGTCCGAGTTCGAGACCCTCTGCGACACGGAAGTTGCTATTATTTATCCTAAGGCAGCGAAAACCATCAAGAATGAGTGgttatttattgttaatacTGATTACAACGAGAATAATGAGGTTAATTTCCAACAGGGCTTTCGCATCGAGAAGTGCATGTAAGTTCTACAAATATTTGACACTTTTTTCTCATCTCCCAAAATCCATATTCACCAATTGGAATCACCAACGGCGATTCGAGTTATCGAATATCGAgaatcgatttttaaaaaatcgatttatcgatTTGAGAATCGATTTGTTAATAATCGATATTATCGCGAGTCGCATCTGGTCGATACGAGAAAGTAGAGACATAAATGACGCTCGTTCGAGTTGAAATATCTCGAACGGGCGACAGATCGATTCCTCATTGGTCGATATAGTCGTCATGTGCTCATatt
Protein-coding regions in this window:
- the LOC135170392 gene encoding protein spaetzle-like, with amino-acid sequence MLRVDKILFVALIFYISPTTSQTLPDGASSSPDSADDESSPREAHTPTPRLRPLGAASAGGRIIFPGDPEPSKLASRVSPDLTEVCSGSTYCENVRNYPTEFIMNSLKTRGSEFKHLATVDHPIDFGQRTGVSEFETLCDTEVAIIYPKAAKTIKNEWLFIVNTDYNENNEVNFQQGFRIEKCINPNSTCRIVDHAAAASGYDTVCRQQHITRQALGVKDGELAEGVIMLPVSCCCFLRYRGDFLSRMGGRDAESSARTAASTLH